The proteins below are encoded in one region of Ostrinia nubilalis chromosome 3, ilOstNubi1.1, whole genome shotgun sequence:
- the LOC135088339 gene encoding putative nuclease HARBI1 translates to MPITIGEQERISAKFRAIKNFPGVIGAIDCTHIKIKKTGGDMAQYYINRKGYYSLNVQVVCDADLKIMDIVARWRGSTHDSRIFMESNIKQRFEDRQFRGRLIGDSGYPLLPYLFTPILRPSRPEEEAYNNAHISTRNTVERCFGVWKQRFQCLLHGLPVSLQNGKAVIIALAVLHNIAIDMNDTLLEQHMEQVPVTPQLSTENSVHDNRPSLLRRRSQLILQNFINQHF, encoded by the exons atgcctatcactataggagagcaggaaagaattagtgccaaatttagagcaattaaaaattttcctggggtgataggagccatagattgcacccacattaaaattaaaaaaaccggaggtgacatggcccagtactatattaatagaaaaggctattattccctgaatgttcag gttgtctgtgatgctgacctcaaaataatggatatagtggctagatggcgaggcagtacacatgacagtcgaatttttatggagagcaatataaaacaacgatttgaggataggcagtttagaggacgccttattggcgattcgggctaccctcttctgccatatctatttacacctattttaaggcctagtcgtccagaagaagaagcatacaataatgctcacatctcaactaggaacactgttgaaaggtgttttggggtgtggaagcagcggttccaatgcctactccatggcttaccagtaagcctccaaaatggaaaagctgtgatcatagcattggctgtattacataatatagccattgatatgaatgacacattgttag aacaacatatggagcaggtccctgtaactccgcaactttcgacggagaacagtgttcacgacaaccgaccttcattgttgaggcgtaggtcgcagttgatactacaaaattttataaatcaacatttttga
- the LOC135088338 gene encoding putative nuclease HARBI1, translating into MNAINAIVHLANNADPARRRKLYRQRSNPFDLRDLNFKIKYRFNKDTVRTIIDLVEDDLVQSARGGGTCPELQVLVAIRCWGRREVQDDAGDLHGLSQPTVSRICARVAHAIANKANSFIKMPITIGEQERISAKFRAIKNFPGVIGAIDCTHIKIKKTGGDMAQYYINRKGYYSLNVQVVCDADLKIMDIVARWRGSTHDSRIFMESNIKQRFEDRQFRGRLIGDSGYPLLPYLFTPILRPSRPEEEAYNNAHISTRNTVERCFGVWKQRFQCLLHGLPVSLQNGKAVIIALAVLHNIAIDMNDTLLEQHMEQVPVTPQLSTENSVHDNRPSLLRRRSQLILQNFINQHF; encoded by the exons atgaatgctataaatgcaattgtgcatttagccaataatgccgacccagcgcgacgtagaaagctctaccgccaacgaagcaacccattcgatttgcgggacctaaattttaaaataaaatataggttcaataaggacacagtgcgcaccatcatagatttggtggaagatgatctggttcagagcgctagaggtggtggcacgtgtcctgaactgcaagttttagtggccataagatgttggggacgtcgtgag gtacaagatgatgctggtgacctccatggcctaagtcagccgacagtgagccggatatgcgccagagtcgcgcatgcaatcgcgaataaggcaaattccttcatcaaaatgcctatcactataggagagcaggaaagaattagtgccaaatttagagcaattaaaaattttcctggggtgataggagccatagattgcacccacattaaaattaaaaaaaccggaggtgacatggcccagtactatattaatagaaaaggctattattccctgaatgttcag gttgtctgtgatgctgacctcaaaataatggatatagtggctagatggcgaggcagtacacatgacagtcgaatttttatggagagcaatataaaacaacgatttgaggataggcagtttagaggacgccttattggcgattcgggctaccctcttctgccatatctatttacacctattttaaggcctagtcgtccagaagaagaagcatacaataatgctcacatctcaactaggaacactgttgaaaggtgttttggggtgtggaagcagcggttccaatgcctactccatggcttaccagtaagcctccaaaatggaaaagctgtgatcatagcattggctgtattacataatatagccattgatatgaatgacacattgttag aacaacatatggagcaggtccctgtaactccgcaactttcgacggagaacagtgttcacgacaaccgaccttcattgttgaggcgtaggtcgcagttgatactacaaaattttataaatcaacatttttga